A stretch of the Rosa rugosa chromosome 5, drRosRugo1.1, whole genome shotgun sequence genome encodes the following:
- the LOC133710204 gene encoding protein RALF-like 32, whose protein sequence is MVSLQSCFVLLLLCLSYLSATASPPSSSTCNGSVAECETESELLMDSEISRRFLAQKYISPGALRKDLPVCNGGASGEAYSKTGGCLPPPANPYNRGCSKYYRCRSDS, encoded by the coding sequence ATGGTGTCTCTGCAATCTTGCTTCGTTCTACTACTTCTTTGCCTTTCCTATCTCAGCGCAACTGCCtcaccaccatcatcatcaacatGCAATGGTTCCGTAGCAGAGTGTGAAACAGAAAGCGAGCTGCTGATGGATTCCGAAATAAGCAGAAGGTTTCTCGCACAGAAGTATATCTCACCGGGGGCTTTGAGGAAAGACCTACCAGTCTGCAACGGCGGTGCTAGTGGCGAAGCTTACAGTAAAACAGGAGGctgtcttcctcctccggcTAACCCTTATAACAGAGGTTGCTCTAAATACTATCGGTGTAGATCCGACTCGTGA